Proteins found in one Deltaproteobacteria bacterium genomic segment:
- a CDS encoding tetratricopeptide repeat protein has translation MYWKIIGANYLAAFIGFVIYFLGVLWQNKLLDGTGKIYKGWLIIHCVILLGLFLGATIRASIKLEEIEKENARAVELKQIVEKSSAGISQVPETSPPGGLRIRLELPLQDVLSKLEESVKFNQAMQAVGKKDYENAVNLFEQIAKDNEKEAAFSWFKLGIALAHKSEYDQSIIAFSKCTELSPDAFLAWYNWGAVLVKLGRPLEAIEKLRKASDVKPDSASVNDMWAAALEMLGNKDEAFERFKLATTQGPNRPETWYNWGLALTRAGKWEEAAAKYKTATELKKNYASAWGNWAWVLEKQGKYKDAIEKYEEAIKHNPDNLKFWTNWGWSLVQIGHYDQAIEKFEIALSKKESLGDAWHKLGWVLEKQGKHEDAITTYKKGLKFNPDNMAIINSLGFALFEVGRHEETMKLYQEGTNGKPESAILWLNWGTFLFQLGEYELAAQKFQKTIELDSQFAAEAWSNLGMALTAMGRHAEALEKMKTAVKLQRDANSLNNLGLALFNNGNFEEAAKCFEEAVGLEPQDSMIWQNWGGTLMQLGKNAEAKEKLAKAEKLKQ, from the coding sequence AAAATCTACAAGGGCTGGTTGATAATCCATTGTGTGATCCTACTTGGATTGTTTTTAGGAGCGACAATTCGTGCCTCAATTAAATTGGAAGAAATTGAAAAGGAGAACGCAAGGGCGGTTGAACTCAAGCAAATAGTAGAAAAAAGCTCTGCTGGCATTTCTCAAGTGCCAGAGACTTCTCCGCCAGGAGGGCTAAGAATTAGATTGGAACTTCCACTCCAAGATGTACTTTCAAAACTGGAAGAGAGTGTCAAGTTCAATCAGGCGATGCAGGCTGTTGGAAAAAAGGATTATGAAAACGCTGTAAACCTGTTTGAGCAAATTGCAAAAGATAATGAGAAAGAAGCCGCCTTTAGTTGGTTCAAGCTTGGCATCGCCTTGGCTCATAAATCTGAATATGACCAATCAATAATAGCTTTCTCTAAATGCACAGAACTCAGTCCCGATGCTTTTTTGGCATGGTACAATTGGGGAGCTGTTTTAGTGAAGTTGGGAAGGCCTTTAGAGGCGATAGAAAAACTTAGAAAAGCTTCAGATGTTAAGCCAGATAGTGCCTCCGTGAATGATATGTGGGCCGCTGCGTTAGAAATGCTTGGAAATAAAGATGAGGCTTTTGAAAGATTTAAACTAGCCACAACACAGGGACCGAATAGACCAGAAACCTGGTATAATTGGGGGTTGGCATTAACTAGGGCTGGCAAGTGGGAAGAAGCAGCTGCCAAGTATAAAACAGCTACTGAACTGAAGAAGAACTACGCCAGTGCTTGGGGGAATTGGGCCTGGGTTTTGGAAAAACAGGGCAAGTATAAGGACGCTATTGAAAAATATGAGGAAGCCATAAAACATAATCCAGACAACTTGAAATTTTGGACTAATTGGGGTTGGTCATTGGTTCAAATTGGACATTATGATCAAGCTATTGAAAAATTTGAAATTGCCCTAAGCAAAAAAGAAAGTTTAGGCGATGCATGGCACAAACTGGGTTGGGTACTAGAAAAACAAGGAAAACATGAAGACGCTATCACAACATATAAAAAAGGTTTGAAGTTTAATCCTGATAACATGGCTATTATCAACAGCCTTGGGTTTGCGTTGTTTGAGGTAGGTAGGCACGAAGAGACAATGAAACTCTATCAAGAGGGAACTAACGGAAAGCCTGAGTCTGCTATCCTTTGGCTCAATTGGGGTACTTTTTTGTTTCAACTGGGAGAATATGAACTAGCTGCTCAGAAATTCCAAAAAACAATCGAACTTGATTCACAGTTTGCTGCTGAGGCATGGTCTAACTTGGGAATGGCTTTGACAGCAATGGGAAGACATGCAGAGGCTCTTGAAAAAATGAAAACGGCTGTTAAGTTGCAACGAGATGCCAACAGCCTTAATAATTTAGGACTGGCTCTATTCAATAACGGAAATTTTGAAGAGGCTGCGAAATGTTTTGAAGAGGCAGTCGGCCTTGAACCACAAGATTCAATGATATGGCAAAATTGGGGGGGCACCCTAATGCAGCTTGGCAAAAATGCGGAGGCAAAAGAGAAGCTTGCCAAAGCTGAAAAATTAAAACAATAG